The genome window ATAGGAGGATCATGTGTTATGGATGTGTAGATCAAAACGTTTGTCCCTGGAAGATAGTTTTATTCGCTCTCTTCATTTTTACTCTACACACAATGTAATCATCGATTATTTAGACTGATGAAACTTgcatataaattatgaaaataccGAATATTTCGAGAATtcctatttataaaatttaaacgcacaagtaaatatatatatgtcggagttgAGTTGTTTGAGCTTGaattatgggcgtgtaaagaatcttcgcctgggttgttcattCTTGTTTCACAATtaagataacgtttattaacacgaatacagatgaaataagatcgaccagtgaccgcggtaactagacgctaatggcaatgaccttaggttcgatatagcgaatccacggttcacgggctcactctttattaaactcagaatagaatttctatgcaCAAAAATATCGCTCGCTGTATGCGTAAATGATGCTCTAAGatgatataagatatataagaGCGTAAatgacgctctttatattgctctctagacgatgtgtcactcaccaaggagatcacaagaataattgagtaatggaaactttcttctccttacgattgcgttagctttgtttaacgttggcctgggataccaacaaactgctaccgttgctaggcagactcgcataactgcgacattgctcttgcccagggtttgattgttaatacaacgtgtgtctcataatattggtacttttctgttaggtggaacgttcatcccgtggccgcggctacgctcggcgaccggttgtcgcctcgagcctaagctcattgtctcaagtttcgaatgactgtgtctgggttatttcgtgaatgctattgaggcttttccaagcaattccaacgggtgaccccgttgtcctttcatctccgacatatatatatatatatatttatatatatatgaatgatATATTAGATAAAGTTTCATGTTTAAATAATActgattatttaaattatttccttgtgttatttatatatgtgtgtTAAAACGAATCTCTCCAAATCTACATAAgtgtttcatttaatttcatgGACTTTATGATCAGAACCTCCTTTTTGTACTGTAATAAGTGGAACACTGCAACAAGAGCATTTTTAATCCACATAGACACTTCGTTTAATTCTTCATGAACACGAAATACACCTACGACTTTATGATCAAAACCTCGATTCTTGTCTTTCTGTGTATTGCAATAAGTGGAACATTGCAGCAGGAGTAATTTAAAGTACGCGAATGTACGAGTCTCTATACGTTGCTTTATTACTGAAGGGAGTTGCAAACATTACTTATGATAACCTCGTAATATATAGCATGCTCCAGCTGTGCAGCGAATAAACCACACGCAAtatagttcttttttttcatttagacTGCGAACACGTCTCATGTGTACTCCTTAATTACGGTTGTTAACTAATTCCTTTAAAAATATGCTGAAGGCACGAAGATTATTGTTAATCGCGGCTTCTGTATAACGTGGAcatcttttgtttctttctcgaAACATGGTTATCGTACAGCACGTTCAACggaaagcgaaagaaaagaatatatttttgacataatatctattttgcattaataatttcaaaaattgcaaaagattataattaatgaattacAGTTAGAGACTCTACAAATAAATTTGTGCAAACATTTTttggaagaaattattttcttaggaaaattacataaaaagaaCGATTTCGTTAAGTCATTTTTCGCACAGATTTATGTCCCAAAATACGGTATAACATAATAAGTCTCAACATATTAATGGTTTTGaagaaatcattttttaatataattttcgtaAAGTGATTTCTTCAATAAGTTTTTCGCAGAGATTTATAGGTGTCAAGACGCGGTATAACTTTTATCTtaactattttttttatatcttttgtcGTTTACTATTTATAAGCACTTACATAAAAGCGTCGGCTCGGATATAATAGTTGATTTCTCCATTAAAGTAAAAAACGGACATGAGAGAATTAGGGCTAATTTCTTAGGTAGGTCTAATGAACACCTCTgcaaaatttcatgaaaatcgGCGTGTATCAGTCACTGGGGTTCTCTCGTTGGTATCCCATCGTCAAGAATTTCcttaaaatctttttaattttctaacgatGCGAAGCTCATGTACGAATTATACTCATATATGCTATTATATATCGCATAGTCATTTGTTAACACACATACACATCCAGGATAAGTAGACGtttcctataacacgaaatcATTTATATATGCACATTTCTTACAGCATAATAAACTATACAacatatttaaacaaatttctacaCGCATATTTTTTTCACCTGTCAAAATAACACTTTTACACTTCCAACGGTACTACgatgaaagaattaaaatacaactttgtttaacgtaataccacgATCCAATGCAACATCCAAATCGCAAATTATAAACGTCGACACAACGATTTACGGTCGCTGGAATGTTCGCACTTGCTGAAAGAACTTATATTTGATGAGGAGAAGGATGCTGGGGAGGGGTAAGAGGTATGCGGGCCAATGGTTTTTCGCGACGAGCGGGAAACGAGATTTCGCGGTCGCTCGGCGTCGAGATGGCAATGCCAGAAGCGTCGAGCGTCCGTCAAAATTCAGAATATTCACGTCGCCGTCGTGTAGGGCCCTTCTGGCGCATACCGCGAGCCTCGAGAGCGGCTCGCACAAAAAATATGTGTAATTAAAACTCGACGCTCCGGGGGATCCTCCGCGAACGCCGTGCGCCCGGGAAAAGGGAGAACATCGGGTATagcagaaagagagaaaacgatAGAGAGACGTCCAGACAAGCCGCCACTAGCGCGAAGGTTAGAGCACGGAATAATCAGCGGCTGAAGGATCGGCGACTGTAATGATTTCGGATTGAGACTGGATACTCTCTGTCGGAAGTAAGTACTCACTAAGCGTTCAACGACGGTTAAGACCGAGATCGGACATCTGGGATCCGATTTTTTCAGAGTTCCTCCGGTGTTTCGGTATTACTAGCGAATTTCGAAATAGTTTATACAGCGTCAACAGGGGAAAAAGGGATGAGACCAATAGAAGATGATGAAAGTTTAGAATACACAGGGCGAGtcgatatgaaatattatgtaaaataattcgttACCTAAGCGATTTTCTCGAATAACGTTTTAGACGAGCTATGTTGAATTTGAAGGAATTTATCGGATGGATGCAatgttattttctaatattttagattttctGAGATATCAAGATGGTAAGGTAACATTCtgtacagaaaaatattaaccTATTTATACGGAAAAACCATTTGTTTAgcagatattttaactttaatttgtcAAATTCAACGCACGAGGGACAAGGAAAGACGAGAGGTGGCATTCTTATGTTCACGTTGCCTTTGTTTTTCATACGTTAAGTTTGACAAATTGAAGTTAAACTATATGCCGAACTAATGGAAAGGACAGAAATAGGTTAAAACCTTCTTATAGAGAATGTCCAACTGGATCGactaatattagaaaaaatatacgctGTCGTTTTAAGGACTCAAGATCAGGCTgatatttcagaaaatataagatataaaagaataacATTGCGTCCATTCGATGAGTCCTTTGAAATgtaacataatttatttaaaacgtttTTGGATAAAACCAATAGGCAACAAGTTATGTTAGATAGTACATACTTCTTATTGACACATCCTGTATTTTCGTGCCTCGGATAGATATGACGACATCTTGTTCGCATGAGTGTGATGTAATACTGCGACTTGGTATTCTTTGCCTGTTTCCATGTCTATTTGCGTGGATGAATGTCGAGTAAAGTGAGAAAGAGAATGCGTTCTatctttattcattttttaaagagTCTTTCAgagtttttttaaatttgaaaatactgAATGATTGTAATGGAAGCAAAAGCtttctttgtaaaaattaGAAGGAATTGACTgctattttagaaatttaccGTACATTTCCATTAGATATTACGGATGTTGTAGATTTTGTAAATCCTCATTagattttggatattttctaGATCCTATAAATCTTATAGGGAGATCTCGTAGAAATCTTGCAGATCTTTTCGCTCTCATTGATGAATCTTGTAAATATCTAGATTTAGTACACACACGTAGATCTCGCAATGTTATCCGTAATGAATATTCAGATTGTAGGATTTCCAACTTTTTCCTGCTATGCATAATCTTTTACTGATTTTGGTGTGATTAAAAACGTAAACTCTCTCTATcctctttatttaaaaaaacagtCACATTATATATACCATGTATTAAAAAGGAATCAGATAATAaaactcttttctttctcgttctaTATTCCACTcctattttgtttttaaatatccaTTATCTTACTAATTACAATACAATTTCCTTGTTTTTCCTTCTGTCGTACGAACGTCAAAGAGTTGAATCATACGGAAATACTACTTGCCAACTTTCCTTATATAAAACATCTCTTCTCGCACCGGGTGACAAAATATCCCAAAAATTTCATCATCCGTTTCGCAAAGCTGTTGCTATTAAATTACCATGTTAGAACTTCCAACAACAATAAAACTCGAATTATACTTACAACTACGCTCCGACGCTATAATCCTAGCCCCTTATCCCTATTCCCTAAAACCATTTTCAGAACCAAATCCTTCGTCACTTTCCTTCTCCAACCCGGGCCAAGAGTAGCTACCCTAAAGCAAGATGTGCGACAAACGGTTGTGTGCCTGCGAGAAGAAGACGATGCCGGGTTTCATGAACCCGAACGACGAGCGTTTGAAGGTCCTCGAACAAGCGTATGCGGAGTTTGCTCAAATCGATAGCAGGTCGCTATTGAAGAAACATTTAACGCAGCAGGTGTTCGATACGCTTAAGACACGCGTAACGAATACCGGCTCCACTTTGATGGACGTGATCCAATCGGGTTTAAAGAATCCAGACTCTGGCGTTGGTGTTTACGCGCCTGATCAGAACGCTTATGACGTGTTCGCTGCTTTGTTCGACCCAGTCATCGAGGAGTATCATATTAATTTCACATCGAGCGACGTCCATCCGGATTTGGATTGGGGAGAACCGGAGCAACTAGGAGATCTCGATCCTGAGAGACAATTCGTGATTTCGACGAGAATCCGTTGCGCCAGGTCGGTCAATGGGTATCCGTTGAATCCTACTATGACCAAATCCCACTACTTGGATTTGGAGGCAAAGGTACACCAAATCAAAAGGTTTGTTATAATTAGCAGACCGCggatgtttattatatttcatatttttacgagcGTAATCAAacttcaatttaaataaagatttaaGTAGAAATTATGTGGAGCTATAATGTTTAATAGTTATCAGTATAGGGAATATATTGAATAGAGATTCGTTTTACTTGTTACAGGACAAGGTGATCAGCTAAATGAGATCATCTAAATATCTATCTTATTTGTGTTTTGTGAATGAGAAAATTTCTCAGGATAAAGTTAAACTATTTCAGGAAAGAACTTTTTCTCGAGGTCATTTTTTCACGCGATCTCAATGTTATCGGTATATTTCTAAGTGGAActctatatttttgtatccACCAATAacagtattaaggtacttACTTAATACAAAAAGTATTAAGGTACTTGCGTCTGAGAAGTTTATAAGATATGTTAACCTTGATTCTGTAACACTTAATGTgcgaaaaacaagaaaaaacgTAAAGTAATACTCCAGTATTTATGTTTTCCTTGTCTTTCGTACACTACatttgatgaaattaaaatcgaaatatGTTTTAAACCGCATTTTCCAACATAAGTACTTTAATACTTTTGTatagagaataaaaaatcacATCTACCAGCGTAAAAAGATACATAgggttctatttaaaaaaataccgAGGAAATCTCCTAAAAAAGATAAACTCGAGAAAAATTTTTTCCATGTATCATGGAATTCCATGTACCTTTTGAAATAGTTTAACTTTGTCCGGAGAACTTTTTTCAAACAATCGTAAATAAGGCAGATATTTAGGTGGTCTCATTTAGCTGAGAcactttgttatattataacaaatactttggacattttatataatttttcgtggtacgtatattctatatattcttgTTTGTAATTGCGAATGTTTCtgcaattttacattttcgtgAACATAAGTATAAAAATAGGATCTAAATAGACATTCGTTTCACTTATTAAATATCACGAAActgtactttggatattttgtataacttTACACGGTATATTCTATGTATTCCCGCATCGTAAAACTACCCATAAACCAAGCCTATTAAATTACCTACATTTTGTAATTCGAACAGAGATTTGTAATATGAACTTGGTTTATAATTGTGGAACAGTCGCTGAAAGGAAAATCATTAAGCCTTTGGATTTTCGTTTTGCATGGTAGTGGTAAAAAGCAATTTCGAGTTTTTTAGAAAGCGTAAATTCATGGAACAGGAGATAAAGTGTAGACGACTAATGCGCACAATGTTTTTCAGTTTTTGGAAATCGAAAGAAAGACCGGAGTTAAGTCGTAACATGTAGCTCATACACgggatttaaaaaatatagaaaatcaaCAAAGGGTAGTACTGTTAATAgcattttgttaaaaaacgATATTAATATCGTACTCGAATTTAGTAATAGAATGAAAATTGTACGAATATTGTGCATATTCATTGTGCCAAAGAGAATGCCGTAGAATTTCCAacgtttcaaaaaaaaaaaaaaaaaaaaaaagtacggGAAACGAAGGAATGTAGATTCCTGTTCAGTTTTATGCGAGCTACACAGCAGACAAATAATATACTTCCTGATACAATGCAGGCGAACAACCTGAAGTGTTCAAACggttatttcatatattatttcgCATGAAGCGAGAATATGGGTAAATTGCATGATTAGTTTTAGTGTTTGTAATACGGACACCATTTTTCCATGGTAAACGATGTAAAGAGGAAAGCAGTTTAGATCGTGGTTTTATTAATTGGATATTAAGATTttggatattaaaattttctagaaTTTTTACATATGGGGGAATAAAACAGACAGAAGATGAattctgtttttaatttttgctaCTGTAATTTTATTCCAGCGTTACATTCATAACTTAATGTCGATAAAAAAAGTAATGAAATTTGCAACACTTTTATTCGTTTTCGCGTAAAACTGAATTCCACATTTGTACACCATAAACATCTATAAGCAAGACCCCTATTTAAACtcatttttcttccaattCTGCTTACCAAACGCGAACAAAAAGGGAGCGAAGTAAACCCTTCAGCTAGCCTTCGTTCAATTCGTCAACGCGCCAACGAAAAAAtccattaaaaagaaaagaaaaaaaggaaaaaagagaaaaagaggagaggACTGGtgggaagaaagaaggaaaataacCCGGAAGAAAGGGTAAAAAAACACAGAGAGATAGAGAAACGGAAGAACAAGGTCTATGTCTTTACGGTTATACGGTTGGTTAACGCGTTAGAAAAGTTAAATCAAGCCGCACAATGTGCACGTAGCTAATTGATTTCTGCTGGCACGAAAAATCCCCTCGTTTCATTAAAGCGTATAATTGCTTTTTATAATCGCGTTTTACCCGCTTTGTTGTCGACTAGAGACAACTTGACTATATAAATCGCCACGAAAAAACTACTGCGATCGCCTTTTCCAATCTATTTACGCAGCGTATCTCTTCCGTTATACTTTCGTTTCTCTcagttcgttctttctttcatcttcAGGTACAGCAAGCCTTACGCTCGTTAGATGGCGAACTGAAAGGGACTTATTACAGTCTGGCCGCGATGGACAAAGAGACGCAACAACAACTGATAGACGATCACTTCCTGTTCAAGGAGGGTGATCGATTTTTAGAGGCAGCCAACGCCAATAGGTTCTGGCCAAGCGGTGAGTAATGATCGTTCCCCTTTTATACCTCTGCGCTAACTTTCCTCAAACTTTAGCAGATCGATCGCCATAGCTTTTAAACCTGTCTGAAATTTATCTTCCGTCACTGCCTTCGTCGAATCTTGTTGTGGGAATAGTATCCTCGAAAAGTGATTCGACGATGCTTCGGCTCCAGGACGCAGATTAATGAGCCTGATGGAGTCgcaacttttaattttatttaagcaCGATCCGCGCCAGATGCGCCCTTCAGAGTGTCGGTAATTAGATCGTAAGCTGGAGCAAAGGTGCTTTGTGAGGATATTTGTTTGGGCTTATTATGCTTCTTTGTCTACTCCACGATACTTCTACAAAAAGCTAATCAATTTTCAATCTAACACTTTTCTGATCATTCTTAAGTCACGTGGAAACCTTGGTAATtggacaatttttttattcctttttcattTCGAGGAGGAACTTAAACGAAGGCGGCTTACGATGGATTACATTACTTGATATTtcgtgctttcgacagtgatCTCATTTATCGAAGATATAGAAGACATTTCAATCGAAAGACGGACAGTTactttggaaaaatttgtaaactGTTTCAAAGGACATTCAAATAGCTTTGGAAATAGAGATTCTTAAACTGCTGTACAGAATGTTTTTAACTCTTAGCAATAGTCAAAATATCGTTCTCGTGTATTTGGTATGTCGTTTCATGGTGTATCAAATAGTAGGAGGCTCGATGTACTGCGATAAATAGTACATAATATAGAAAGTGTACTAAATAGTAAggtatattcgtaaaatatcatttcctcgaataaaactttaatcgggcgatttctttgaaatataaaggtatttaatcaaaataatttccacgctatttcaatttttccataaTCATCatgaaatgttaaatttatGTTATCGACAATATTTGCAACACATTTCCCgtgtttataataaagaaGGATATTAGACGAATATTTTGATGATTTGTGAAAAgcaataacgataataaaaatcttgTTTGCATTCAATACGCGTGTATTATagcaaatttctttttcaatgtGGGTAATAATGACGGTAATAATTGACAATAAGAGAAAATGTAATGGGCGATATTAAGCAATCAAACGCCGGGGAAACGAGCTGTTTCATATGAACTAGGCTAATACAATGTAAGTTGTTTAATAGGAATTGAGGTGAGTGAATTCAAAATAACCTGAAATCGTTCGCGAAGCAATTCTCTTAATCTGTGCTCCCAGTTAGCTTTAAACTTGAAATTACTTCTAAGCATCTCCATTCTCCTTATACATTAACCCTCCATTCGTTGTTCTAAAAATTTTTCTCTGCTTAATTCTAGGTAAGCGCAAACTAGACAATGTTCGAGGAAAATGAAAGTATAGcgtacgaataaataaatttgaccAATCCGATGACTAATCaggaatatatattaaattatgatattCACTATGCACATTTTACCATTTGTTCTCCCTATGAAACTTCAATTTACCATTTATTCTTGCTAAATGTATGAAAATAGTAAACATTAAAAGTTCATAGCGTTCAagtaatttaacaaataaatgaaCGATGTAAGTgccaaaaataaaagaaaaatatatttctcatttttatttgaatttatattttttaaatttttaacattcacTTCGGCATAATAAGtaattaatatcgtaatactaaTACTAAGTTTAACATTAATATTGAATTACAGTACataaatacattaatataatatacagcgTATTATAACATTAGCATCAATACCATTATAACAAAGTATTAGTATTCTTTGTACTGAATCAGACTAGAAAACGTTGTCAACGATACAGGACAATTATTCCATTCTGAGATTATAATCGTATTCGAGGCAATAATCGGTTAATTGATTTTCCGTGGGAAAATTTCGATTCGTCTTGTTCGCCGGCTTGAGGATCATCGCAGTTCGAGTAAAACATTCAATTACAATGCCGCAAGTTCCTTCAGCTCGTTTGAAAACATTAATCCACGGTAAGCCGAATGTTCGAAATTGGGCGGTTCAAGTTTAAACGAAGATTAAACCGAAAGTTTCTGGGATTAGAGGGAACCCGTTGGTAGATGGGTTAGCGAAATGGCGGCTTGACAAGTGTCATGACCGGTCCAGCTGTTTGTTGATTTTCATCGCGATTCTCTCTTGCCCGTATAAAAACAGTTCAATGCTTCCAGTGGATTTTCAATCAATCATCCTGAGGACCGTAAAAACGGGCCGTTTCAcgggataaattgtaaaagggCGGAATCTGatttaaaacgaaaatatCGTTAAACGGCGGGATTGTTATTTACTGgatttgatataaaaacacGTTACGATAAAgatcgttatttatatttttcggtCTATTTGTAGTTAGTTCGGAAAAGTATTCGGTTTTGATTAAGTTACGTGGTCTGCAGAGAATGATAAAAGGCTCGAGTTATTCAGAATAGAGCGAGAACTGTTGCCTCGAAATGCAGAAACGAAAGTTTTCTAAATATGTAATCCGTATATTTTTGACGAACTAATTTGTGGTACATTCACGATGGAAATTAGTATATTTTCATAGAAGCCTCGAAGTAGATTTTGCACCTGTTACTTTTATTCGATCTCTAATTTGTTGGTATTTCACAGAACAGTGGTTTCCGAGCGGTCAAATTGGCCGAGAGTTTCCTCTCCGTTTTGATAGCGAGTATCTCactatgttttatatatagcgTTTCCTACatataaaacgtaataatattgGCCATAAAATTTAGAAGCATCTAGTACTATTATACTACTTACCGAAAGAAGCAATAAGGTCTCAAGTCCTAACAAACGTGGGACCAAGTAACTGTTCGTTTCGGACCTATAAGATGTTTTTCACTTTGAGTCTTTAAGACAATACTTAAACGCAACGTTTTCCAGAAGGTAGTCTCGTTTGTCCAACTTAAATCACTTGGACCTCTATCTGCgagaacattaaaaaattatagtatatagaaagaagagaaataagCTGCTATCAAGAAATAAGTGAAATGCCAGTGATTTTTGAGCATGTGCATGTTTCTATGAAAAAACAACGTGGAAGTGTGTGCTGAAATGAACAGGGGTATATTCAAAATATGCGGCAGAGGTAATGTATCACTAACAAAGACATCTCGTAACTCCGAAATGAATGGTTTTCCGACTCGTGTTTATGAAGACATTGTTTGCTTGTTTTAATGAATACTACATACCCCTAAAGCTTGTCCCTAATATTTTAGGAAACTATATATAGTATTCATAGcttgtaatttttcaataatattgtattgATACGTGGAATAATACGCATAACTATCATTGTATATATTACGAGTTGTAGTACCAGCGAGACTTTCGAGTCCAGAGGCCTAAATATCGAGTTCACAGAATGGGAATGCTGAATTCGCCAACTCCGCAGTGTCCAAGATCTTACACTTCTATCATGATGAACAATTCATTCCCCAGTAAAGTGAAATGCAGAAGATTTATAATTGGTAGAATTAACAGCGCGACAACGAAAAACTAACGCTTTTCGAATATCTAATGGTAGAACCTGCAGTGCGCAGTCAGAAGCATCAAAACTTCGAATatctttctatatttctataaattaaattaaaaatcaactCATCCCCTTGAGACGAAAAATCTCATTTCTATGATTCagagtttaattaaaaatcttaaaaGCTCAACGTTTCCTACGAACATTGTCTTTGTTGCTATTAGCAGATGTGATTTCAAGTTCCAAGAGTTCTATGGAAATTCAAAACTCAGTTGAATCGGTACGAAGTGTACAACTTTCTGGGAACTTCGACCATCCTAATTCTTCACAGAGTTAAAGATTATCGTCGGTCTGAATCGAAATACAAACCGAAGGTATTGGCATTCTTGTGGGTCCCCGTAGCTTGCCAGAAAGCCGACGAAGGGTTCCGTGATTAAATGAACTTGCATTAGCGATTTTCATCATGATGGCCTTGGGAAATCTCTTTGCTGCTGAGATTAAACGGCTCAAAAGGGTTAAGGTATATTAAAGAGACTAGGCCATGTACAAGAGAGAATCAGCCGCCATTCGAAGGGAGTTTTCAAAGCTAATCAAAGAGGTTTCCTCCTCTTATCGTGAATACCTCGTCAATGTAACTTATTGCATTTTAGCACGGTCTTCGTCAACACAATTGCTgattatattatcataaacTGTCAACGCGAGCGCGTATTGTGGTAGAAAGTCTTTAACTTTGTCCTTCAGTATTTAACACTGAGGTGTTTTCTACAATACGATAGAGTCTCTAAGTGTGTTTCTTCCGAGTAAACGCTATATCTtgagaagaaataattttaggCGGCAAATCTTCGAATGGTTACAAAAACACCACTTGACTTGGTAGGGACTTGGTGATCGGAAACGTTTCTTAAGATGTGTAAGAACTGTAAATAcgattttttaagaaatattgaatttaattctAAAGTTGCAATATCTCGttatttcgagaaatattgATTATGTGATTCAAAATAATTGATACTCCAgcttctttaaataattttttgttgtcGCCCCCCCCAGACTTAACTAATAATTTAAACTACTCATCATCAATCTTTTTG of Bombus fervidus isolate BK054 chromosome 1, iyBomFerv1, whole genome shotgun sequence contains these proteins:
- the LOC139985919 gene encoding arginine kinase, producing MCDKRLCACEKKTMPGFMNPNDERLKVLEQAYAEFAQIDSRSLLKKHLTQQVFDTLKTRVTNTGSTLMDVIQSGLKNPDSGVGVYAPDQNAYDVFAALFDPVIEEYHINFTSSDVHPDLDWGEPEQLGDLDPERQFVISTRIRCARSVNGYPLNPTMTKSHYLDLEAKVQQALRSLDGELKGTYYSLAAMDKETQQQLIDDHFLFKEGDRFLEAANANRFWPSGRGIFFNEAKTFLVWCNEEDHMRLISMEKGGNLSSVYSRLVKAVTEVGKEIRFSRHRRFGFLTFCPTNLGTTIRASVHIRLPKLSENYARFEEIANMYHLQIEGLVNILDKHNPERTRSSNIVSKGYNVAHSIEVLKSA